From the Chanodichthys erythropterus isolate Z2021 chromosome 9, ASM2448905v1, whole genome shotgun sequence genome, the window TAAACCTTTTAGGGGTAAATAAGGTAGAGTACAAAGATGGCCTTTTAAAGGTATTGCCACAGTGACCAGCTTTAGAACCtctaaatgtataatttttgcacttttttttttttttctgagagtgaatGGTCGTTATGATGACTTTCACTGCTCTTGGGAAGTGCAATTTGAATGAAACAAGAGAGAGTGTGTCAGTGGTGTGGTACGAGAGATATGAAAGAAGGTCCGGCCCCAAATACCTGGATGAGCAGTCATTATAGAGTGTAGCTATTGACATTATTGGGGAATAACTGATCTTGGGATGTTGCGACTGATCAATAAGAATTAAGTATTTCAGAGAGCAATGTAAAATATAACCCAAGAAACCATCTAAAATAACCTAGTAACTGCATAACAAAGcaatagcaaccacccagaacaccacaGCATTGTGGAGGCTTTTTCTTTGTATGGTCAAATGGATCATAAAATGTAGTGTTTAGGTGAAGTTGTCAATGCAAATTGTTTACCAGTGGAATACAGTAAACATGTGCTACCACATCATTTGTTTCCTGAACAGACGCACCCTGCACTACTGGCATTGCTACGTTCAGAAGACAAAACTAACACGTTTGAGCACCAGAGTCCCATGGGTGCTTTCCAGACGGATGTTAGCAGGTAGGtggagccaaaaaaaaaaaaaaaaaaagccaaaaacCCCCTCCTCCAGATAGGGATGACTGACAGCATTCAGTAACAGCCCCTGTCACTGACAGCACTTTGCCTGAGGCCTTTTCAAAACTTTGATGACAGGAGTCTGCTGAGGTGAGAGACTGTGGATGCATTAaactccacttttagacatacactcatgaacttccctaagcactttCCCTCAGGGGAATCCCCACCGCCATTTTGAATTGCATTCAACTTTGtcaagtggacgagggaagtctATTTGGACAGACCCTCGACCCCTCGATTTTGATCGAGAGAGCTAGTCTACtcaatatgtacacttcaggcagatccatagaccacaatgcaacacgaatGTGACATCAAAGCAGATTGCACTTAATTTACCCCCACCTCacacaattgacccttcgcaaagaaccgccccccttagttactgttgctttgtctgcATGGCACTGTCATGCCgcatgcagtgaaaaatacatggcggagcaaagaggatatTGACAACATgttgacagacaagacagagcaggttacttatgatgttaaacaaagtcccagctttcaaattgtgtaatttttttaaaagaaatttgaacaataaaaaacgttttgtggctctttaatgtgtcgtgacagattgctgtagtgcctcagctcaagcggcttgtgaaccgatcatctctttgTACTAGTACATTTGGGGTGTCCAAACtctgtcctggagggccactgtcctgcagagtttagctccaacttaccTCAAAACACCTGCCTGAAAGTGTCTAGTATGCCTAATAAGACCTTGATtggctgattcaggtgtgtttaaatggggtttgagctaaactctgcacagtggccctccaggacagagtttggacacccctgatttatagcaaataaacattaatgaacatgagaaggaatgttgtttcaaacgcggaaataCGTAAATGCACACCATTTCAaattcaagtccaccgaggttaatcttctaacttctgactgctttgttggacaaaatggcagattctgcattatgattggttagatcgcttgtcaatcaaactcctgccGAAGGGTTAATAGTGTATGATATTGGaattattttgacatttaaccGCATTTAATACTTGTAGCTACCTTATGCTGAATGTTTTTTACACCTTTATAGTTtgtgttattattttagtttatgtatattttaatattttatataaatatattaatgtattcatatgtaatattaatgtattcatattttatgtgtttatatttaatttttatattattttttttttaacagctcAAGCATACATACAGGCCTATAGAATTATGTGCAAACAAATTTATAaggaaaatattacaaataatacATCAGCTCCGTATCAGATTcaaagtgatcaagggcttagggtgttacatttaaacacattgcaacgtaagcaatgaagTACATTAGAGTCAACAAGACGGAGGGAAGTTAACAagggaagggcataaaaaaTTTGACGTAAACGCAGCCtgggagtaatggctgctgttGAAATCTGTGCAGTAAACTTCAGGAAGTGGAGAGATTTCACAGGAAGGATGCAGGAAACAAGGAGATGTCTGGAGAGAATGTGCCACCTGCAGGATAAAGGCAGAATGCAGACTACATTTATAATGTGGCGTCAAAGGGCTCGGGCAAGGAAAGAGTTAAGGAGAGTACGGGAGAATTTACGAAGAGCTCAACTCTCAAGGTAAGTCAGCTTGTTCTCCTGTGCTTCATTTGCATTGTGGCTGTTAAATTCAAATGAGATGTTGAAAAGCTTGCACTACATACAAATAATAAAGtacaaacactttttttaaatgttgtcaattgttcataaaaatgttaGTGAAAGAGTTTATCTTTCACAAAATGTTATTCACCAACATCAGGGGGCCAAACTAAATATGAGCTATTTTGTTTCATATTCATTTCACATGACCTGTAGAATGTATAAGACCTTGGCAGAGGACAAACTGCTCACGCTGAGGGCAGTTTATGTCCCTGGACACTTGAATCTGGGTGCAGATATCTCGTCGAAGCAGGACCTGAGGCCTTAGGGACTTTACCTGAATGTGGTGGAGTTAATTTTGCAGAGGTACAACAAAGCGGAAGTGGACTTCTTTGTCTCAGAAGAGTCTACCCACTGTCCTCTCTGGTTTGCCCTCACACCTCCAGCTCCGTTGGGGCTAGATGCCATGGTTCTGACATGGCAAAGGCTGCATATGTACGTATTTTCCCCGATAGCTCTGTTCCAACAAAAGTATGCCAATGACGGAGTATGCCTGGTACTTGTAGTTCCATTTTGGCCTGATCAAGTTTAGTTCTCGGACCTAGTGTTTCTCCTGGAAGGCTCTCCGTGGTATATTCCGACCAGGAGGGACTTTTTGTCTTAGGGGCAGGGGTTGATCTTTCACCCCCGACCGGAGATTTCGAGGGAAATtcttgtgcacgagtattggaacacgagtgtttaccaccggcattcgctgtgtcgtgttagtggattcattatgttggactcaccacaggtaactcataatctgcagttgttactcctgtctcctgacaaaaaacattgcatgcggcgcctgtagagtgtggaaagttactggagtgtGCAGccacgcacgtctctcacaaggaatgtaatggcagtgattgacaattttgacatttataGGGTGTTGTTATATAGTTGCTAAACTGTTCATTGATGTTGTGGCACTGATTCTCTGTGTGTCTATGGTAGGTGTTTATCGGGGTGGAAAGCACTAGTCCAGCGGAGTGCATTGCTTCTGCATTACTGTTATCACAGAAAGGCTCTGACACTCAAGACATGCTTACAGCAATGGAGCAGATCCCTTCAGCTACACTGTCTGCAGAAGGATTTCCTCATCCACCAGTTTCATAcaagacagaaaaacacaggTTAGATCATTTCATGAGTATGATAATGTGCTTAAGATGTAAGCTATCTATGATATACACCATCATTCAAAAGTTCAAGGTTGGAAAGATTTTAAATAAagtctcatgctcaccaaggctgaatgTATTTgatataaatacagtaaaataagtaATATTGTGATCTATTATTACAACCTAAAATAacttgaaaacattttaaaaactgaatattcagcagccattactctagtcttcagagTTACATGATTCTTCAGAGATATAATCCTAATATAGTAATTTGATACTCAAGAAAcagttcttattattatcatcatcaatgttgaaaatctATTTGGATTTTAGGCTGTACGATGGAAGTGTTCAAATGGAAAACAGGCATTTCAGCTCAAGAACTATCAGCAATGCTACTGCTCCACAACACTCTTCATAAGTGGACAGAGATATTAGTGAAACAACAGTTGGCACAGTATGATGAACTCCTCTTTTTCTCTTTAACTATGTCTCTTTACCTTTCCCTGCTCAATTCTTTAATTTCTTATTGAGATCTCACAGATCAGTTCAAGATAGAGCTGTTCAGCGGGCTGCTCTTCTGGAGTGGTACAGACACACTCAGGCTGTTTTCTCTGAAGCAGTTCTGCTCTTCACAGCCAGACTGGCTCATGTTCATCCATCCTCCTATTCCTCGTCCAGCTCTGATCCTCTTATGTCCACTGCTGTACCTCAGGTACAAGACTCAGTGCTACCTGCCAATTGCctgcattttgtttgttttgtttaaattagcATTTTTCCAGCTAGCAGACCCAGACCATAGCAGAGcccttaaaaggatagttcacccaaaaatgaaaataatcccaggatttactcaccctcaagccatgctAGGTGTATAATGATTCCAAGCCATGCTCCAAGGTTTAGATTGGTTGTGAATCGATGTATTTGTGTAATCTATgcattttataaagtaaaataacaagctTCCAGCACGACAGCCATATGCATTCGACATATTCCAAAAATCGTTAACTTGATGCCATGCCATGCCGTTCTACACTATGCCATGACGTGCTATGCTATCACGCGTAGTATGTCATGTCATTGTTTACTATGTTGCAGTATGGATTATGGATGGGtgcatttttttgtcttcaaaatttcTGCTATTCATaataaccattataaaccttggaggactaaggatatttttaatatatctctgtttgtgttcgtctgaaagaagatgagtaaatcatggaataattttcatttttgggtgaactatccctttaagacctaGACTAAGACTTTACTGTTAATATTGTAGTCTTGTTGATACAAAAAAGAGATTGATTTGATTGTCAAACTTTCTGCTCTTTAGCTGAGTAATTCCTATGGAACATAATCAGTTGGAAAAGTATAGGTTTTGTTTCATCAATAAGtagggtgaccagatttctcatGGTGGAATACGGGACGAGTGCGCAATATGACCATGATTtaagaaattttatttcactatattatatatatatatatatatatatatatatatatatatatatatatatatatatatatatatatatacattgccCTCCAAGAGTTTGAAAACACCCCTGGAAAAGtctggttttggacgatatcagcataaatccttataattttttggtgcaaatacattacagtaacttgacattatccagcaataataattttcatgtgttcatttcatttcattacataataatggcagtatatacatgtcaaagtcagacatgcccctttgccagctgtgatgcctggttactggtttaaacttggcccaggtttgtaaaagatttttgggtcagcacaccttaatagcttcaacaattgattgccaattaagtttagaatacaatgaaccaatcagaacccagtttaggtcagatagctgctaatgctggatattttgatgaatcaaaaatttaagtttttttctatgtataaactgtttatgtaataaaatgtgtttttataatttgtgttgtcccttaccagtgcaaaattatcacaaattaaaaaggattcatgccaatattgtccaaaaccccacttttctagggcgtttctaaacttttggagggcagtgtagatataaatatttgttatatattgttatataaaaagaaatttacaaacaagttacaaacaatacaacaaatacgaCAGAGACTAAActtgttttttcacatttgaatatactgacaaatatttaattaggctactgtccctttaagaccgaatccatggatttaatataggctactgacacatttcctgtttttacccacctgtttacgtccacttaaccgactgtatttacgtgagatactccacacgatggacattttgaaaaactatgtgtgcatttgaccattcaggcgcgAGGATAACTGATCgcgcgaaagagagagagagagtgcgtgagagagaggcttctggtctgtgttattcagcgtgattccgcctatcccgccttcactaatcgataacgaattgtgattgaatGGTAACTTTGTTCTATGACGAATTGATTAGGCTGTTCTTGTGTGACAGAACTCCATCACCCAGTTGAAAGATGAAATACgggacaaaacattatttttttcttaataagtCGGGACACTAAAAATAGAGCTGAAATACGGGACTGTCCCGGGAAAAAcgggacgtctggtcaccctatCAATAAGCatattgtgaatattttttGGCATCATGACTGTTCAATCATTCAATCAGGTTTCTCTGGTAGAATGTGAAAACTGCACAGCAGAAGATGATAGTTTGGAGCGAAGTGTGtcgacacacagagagcaacaCTGCCCTCTACTTGCCACAGAGTCACAGCACAGCCACATGTCATGGACTGTATCAGAGGAACACAGATCTCTGCCGTCAGTTATCAGGTTAGCTACATAagacaacattttattttaattgtacaatcattttaatattaactTTAAAGACCATCCTACTTTGTTGTTTCCCCTGCAGTACAATTCCTGAGGAACACAAAGACCCAGGAGATGAAAGAATGGTTTATAGTTGTTTCTGGGGCTCCTATGATCACTGCAGACTTTGCAGATCAAAGGTGGTATTGGTCAACCAATCAATCAGTTGCAGGTTATATTGTTTAtacataaacattttgtttataatatGTCCCTGATATTTAACATGCACTTTCTGTTAAATctagtaatatttatttatttagcagttTAGCTTTTTCCCCCCAGTAACAGTAACTTACATCCTATCAAAATCGAAGCATTTACTTGAGaaacaaaattgcattttgatATTAGGATTTTAGATTTTTATGgctttttattgtttgttataaCTTAAGTATGGATTCTTTCCACCAAATTGTTAATCAACCCATAATAGGAATCCTGTTTTTGGATCATTCTggcaataaataatttaaaacttCATAGTGCAACAGTTCTGATCCAGAGTCAGCTTGGCTTCTactgttatattattaacagtaGGGGACCAAACTGTGGCAATTCAGCAGTCAGTTCTATTCATATAAATCTTCCACTTTTTCATTTTTCCTCAGGTTGTGCTGCTAAAAGCCCTCGGCAGGATGATGCATCCTGATTTGAGTCTGGCTTTTTCCCAGTGGAGGAGTCTAGTGCACACTAACAGAGATATGAGACTACAGGCGGATCTCTGTAGAAAAAGCAGGAGACGTAAAGAACTGACTGTGGTTTTCAGGATGTGGAGAGCTCATACTCAAATGCACTGCAGGGCTGTCCAGCACTGGGTATATGATATTCTTAATCAACAAAATCATTTATATTGGTCCTCTGGCAGAAATGCTGCTCTATAGTAACTATGCCAACTTTGAAAAAATGCTGGATGTGCAC encodes:
- the LOC137027310 gene encoding uncharacterized protein, whose product is MSTAVPQVSLVECENCTAEDDSLERSVSTHREQHCPLLATESQHSHMSWTVSEEHRSLPSVISTIPEEHKDPGDERMVYSCFWGSYDHCRLCRSKVVLLKALGRMMHPDLSLAFSQWRSLVHTNRDMRLQADLCRKSRRRKELTVVFRMWRAHTQMHCRAVQHWERSVLIHSVVQWELMVWQRCRQHMLEQHAALTHDTSLLRHCFCTWTRLAVGPYCEQQKCAVEWMERKAERHRLNLSFSTWVTCVSQQQTARGVYICTLQNRYTSCL